DNA from Ancylothrix sp. D3o:
TTCGGGCATCGTCCAATCGCGCCACCCTCAAAGGTACACTATGGGACAAAAAATAAATCCAGTTGGTTTTCGCTTAGGGGTAACACAAGAACACCGCTCACGCTGGTTCGCAGACCCCAACCGATATCCAGAAGTCTTACAAGAAGACTACAAAATTCGTAAATACGTTCAGAAAAACCTCAGCAACGCTGGCATTTCTGAAGTACGCATCGAACGCAAAGCCGACCAAATAGACCTCGAAGTACGCACCGCCAGACCCGGTGTAGTCGTAGGACGCGGCGGACAAGGCATAGAAAACCTGCGTACCGGCCTCTCAGAAATGCTCGGAGCAGCCAACCGGCAAATCCGCATCAACGTCGTAGAAGTCACGCGACCCGATGCAGACGCCACCCTGATCGCCGAATACATCGCCCAACAACTCGAACGGCGGGTATCCTTCCGGCGGGTTGTACGCCAAGCCATGCAACGCGCTCAAAAAGCCGGTGCCGAAGGCATCAAAGTCCAAGTCAGCGGACGTCTCAACGGTGCAGAAATTGCTCGTACCGAATGGACACGCGAAGGCCGAGTTCCCCTGCACACACTGCGGGCCGACATCGACTACTCGTACTGCACCGCTAAAACCGTTTACGGTATTTTGGGCATCAAAGTTTGGGTATTTAAAGGCGAAATTATCCCAGGACAACAAGAACAGCCCCAAGCCGCAGCCCAACCCACTCGCCGCAAACAACAACGTCGGCGTCCGACCTTTGAAGACCGTTCCAACGAAGGTTAATTCATAGCGTCATAGTTGGCGAAATCATTTTCGATTTTGGATTTTAAATTTTAAAAAAAATTTTCAAATCTAAAATCTAA
Protein-coding regions in this window:
- the rpsC gene encoding 30S ribosomal protein S3, with the protein product MGQKINPVGFRLGVTQEHRSRWFADPNRYPEVLQEDYKIRKYVQKNLSNAGISEVRIERKADQIDLEVRTARPGVVVGRGGQGIENLRTGLSEMLGAANRQIRINVVEVTRPDADATLIAEYIAQQLERRVSFRRVVRQAMQRAQKAGAEGIKVQVSGRLNGAEIARTEWTREGRVPLHTLRADIDYSYCTAKTVYGILGIKVWVFKGEIIPGQQEQPQAAAQPTRRKQQRRRPTFEDRSNEG